A region of the Thermoleophilaceae bacterium genome:
GCGCCGTGGCGGATCTCCACTTAGTCCGGGTCAACGGTCCGCTCGCGTGGTTGCTCTGGCTGGGGGTGCACATCTTCTTCTTGATCGGCTTCCAGAACCGTCTGGTCGTGCTCCTCCGCTGGGCCTTCAGCTTCATTACGCGCGGGCGCGGCGCGCAGCTGATAACGGGTGCCGAGACACAACGGCACTGAGGGGGCGCCGGCCTACGTGTCGCGGACCCAGTTCCAGCGCGCGAGCACTTCGGTCTCGCGCTCATAGCCCAACCACGAGACGGCTCCCGGTGCGAATGCGAACCGAGCGCCGGCTGCCGGGTCCATCTGCAACCACCGAGCCGCCAGCACGCGCAGGACGTGTCCATGGGCGAACGCGAGTGCGTCACCGTCTGCGCTCCGCAGCCGCGCAAGCGCACGATCCGCCCGAGTGCCTATCTGCCGAGGACCTTCGCCTCCCGGAAAGCCATCGCGCCACATGTTCCAACCAGGGTTGCGCGCTCGGATATCGGGCGTGGTCAAGCCTTCGTAGTCGCCGTAGTCCCACTCGCGCAGGTCATCGCAGAGGACTGCCTGCTCTCCATAGCCCGCGAGCCGGCACGTCTCACGCGCCCGCAGCAGCGGACTGCAGAGCACAGGTGAGAAGGTCTGGTCAGCGAGCTCGGCTCGGAGCGCTCGCGCCCGTCGCCGACCCGCTTCGCTCAGTGGCAGATCGGTGCGACCGGTGTGCCGTCCGGCTTCGCTCCAATCGGTCTGGCCGTGGCGGACGAGGACGATCATCCTGAGGACTCACGCGCGTATTGCGGGACGCGGAAGTGCTGGAGCTCGTGCTCGGCCAGCAGTGCCGCGCCCAAGACTCCCGCCTTAGCGCCGTGCCGCGCCAGGCGGATCGTCGTCTCTCGGCCGGCACCGGGCACGACATAGCCGAGCGCCGTCCGCCGGGCCGGCTCGAGCAGCAGGTCGCCCGCCCTTGCCGCGCCACCGCCGATGACGACCTCGTTGGGATCGAACGTGTTGATCGCGTTCGCCACGCCGATGCCCAGTCGCTCACCCCAGAGCTCGATTATGCGTGCGGCCCCCACGTCGCCGGCGCGTGCGCAGCGCACGACGTCGGGGCCAAGCACGGGCTCGCCTGCAGCTCGCCGTCGCCCGAGCCCAGAGTCCGCATCAGCGGCAGCGGCACTCGCAGCCAGCCGGTCCAGCGCCTGCCCTGCGGCCAAGCGCTCAAGCGATCCTGGCTGCGGAAAGTTGACTGGCGCGGGTACGGCGTCGACGAGATTCAGGCCAATGAGTGTGTGGCCGAGCTCCCCAGCGCCACCCGTCGCGCCTCGGTAGATGCGACCGCCCAGTATGAGGCCGCCCCCCACCCCGGTCCCGACGGTGAGCATGACCAGGTTGAGCGACACGATCGAGAACTCATGGTCATGTGCTTCGGCAAGTGCTGCCACCGTCGCATCGTTGTCGACGAACACGGGCACACCGAGACGCTCCTCCAGTACACGGCGCAGCGGAATGTCGGCAAGCGGCAGGTTGACGGAGGCGACAACCCGCCCGCTCTCGAATTCGACAACCGACGGGACCCCGATCCCCACTCCGTCCAACTGACCGCAGCGGAGCCTCTCGACCATGGCCACCAGCTGGTCGAGCAGCGCGGCAGAACTCGATTGCTCCGTAGGCTCGACCACCACCGCGCTCAGCTCACTCTCATGCAGCGAGCCCGCCGCAACCTTGGTGCCTCCGAGATCGACCCCGACGACCATCACGGCAGCCGGCGGGCGTGCTTAGCCTCCATCCCGCAGAGAATGCGGCCGGCACCGGTCAGTCACAACACCGTTGTGCGAGGGCACGATCCCTACGGCCGATCAGTTGGCTAGGGACTGGACCGCCTCCAGCGTCCGGACTAGGGAGTCGCCCGAGGGGCTCACGGATGCGAGTGCGGCCGGGCGGCCGGACACTGCCCGTATGACCCGTTCACTTCACCGCTTTCCTGACGAACGGCAGGCCGCCATGTGTGACCACCTGCACGACACCACCTCCCGGTATGACGCCGCAGAGAAGTTGCTGACCTTTCTTCGCGTCTGCCGGACCTGCGGCATCGAGCAGGTCGTCGAGACACTCGAGTACGAGCCCAGGCCAATCCGGACGGCTGGCGGAGCGGCGCCCCGGCTCGCTGTCCTCCCGGTGGAATCGTCGATACCGCCTGACACGACGCTGGACGAGTGGCGCTACCGGAAGCTGGCCGCGTGATCGGGAGCCCCAAGAACGACACGAAGGAGACGAGGACGTGACGGTTAGAGAAATCATCGCTCGGCATCCGCGGGCGGTCAGCCTGGATCGCGACCTGCTGTTGCGCTGTATTGACGAGTGCTTCGACTGTTCTGCCACGTGTACCGCCTGCGCCGACGCCTGCCTTGGCGAGCCGGACGTGCCAGAGCTGATCCGGTGCATCCGGCTCAATCTCGACTGCGCCGATATCTGCGACAGCGTCGGCCGCGTCGTGACGCGCCAGACCGAGCCCGACATCGGCGTCGTCCGGGCCACGCTCGAGGCCTGCGTGGTCACCTGTAGTGCGTGCGCCGAGGAGTGCGAGCGCCACGCCGCCCACCACGACCACTGCCGCGTCTGCGCGGAAGTTTGCCGCCGCTGCGAGCAGGCTTGTAGCGATCTGCTCGCGTCGATGGGCTAAGCCGGAAGCGCGGCGAGCCGAGCCTGGGGCGCACTGCGCCGCCATTGCTCACCGCCGCGCAAGCTCCCGTCGTTATCGCGACATCGGCGGGACCTATCTACAGCGGCCGTGCGATTGGCGAAGGTTGTCCAGGATGTCTGTCCCCCTCAGCACCGAGGCGAGGAAGAAGCCGTTCCGGCGAGCGACGCTGTCGACAGGCGTGGCGTTTTGGGCGGCGGCCATGATCGCGTTCTTGGGCTTTGCCGCGAACACGGCAGCCTCGCCCTTGTACCGGATCTACCAGGCGGAGTTCGGCTTCTCGGCAACCACGCTCACCCTCCTGTTTGCTGTCTACATCGTCGTCCTGCTGCTCACGCTTCTTGTCCTCGGCTCGCTATCTGATTACGTCGGTCGCAGGCGGGTGATGCTCGCGGGCCTGGCCGCCGGTGCCCTCGCGTGCGGCCTGTTCCTGCTCGCGCACGGGATCGGGCTGCTGTTCTGCGCCCGGGCGCTGCAGGGTGTGGCCGTCGGCCTGATCGCCGGCGCGGCCAGCGCGGCACTGCTCGATCTGCGACCAGACAGCCGCGCTACGCCGGTGGTCTCCAGCGCCGCGCCCACAGGCGGACAGGCGCTCGGCGCAATCGGAGCCAGCGTGCTGGCCCAGTACGCCGTGGCGCCGACCCGCTTGGTCTGGTGGCTGCTCCTCGCGGCCTTCGTCACAGGTGCCGTTGCTGTGCTTGCCATGCCCGAGCCCGGCGAGCTCCGTCCAGGCGTTG
Encoded here:
- a CDS encoding ROK family protein — its product is MVVGVDLGGTKVAAGSLHESELSAVVVEPTEQSSSAALLDQLVAMVERLRCGQLDGVGIGVPSVVEFESGRVVASVNLPLADIPLRRVLEERLGVPVFVDNDATVAALAEAHDHEFSIVSLNLVMLTVGTGVGGGLILGGRIYRGATGGAGELGHTLIGLNLVDAVPAPVNFPQPGSLERLAAGQALDRLAASAAAADADSGLGRRRAAGEPVLGPDVVRCARAGDVGAARIIELWGERLGIGVANAINTFDPNEVVIGGGAARAGDLLLEPARRTALGYVVPGAGRETTIRLARHGAKAGVLGAALLAEHELQHFRVPQYARESSG
- a CDS encoding MFS transporter — translated: MIAFLGFAANTAASPLYRIYQAEFGFSATTLTLLFAVYIVVLLLTLLVLGSLSDYVGRRRVMLAGLAAGALACGLFLLAHGIGLLFCARALQGVAVGLIAGAASAALLDLRPDSRATPVVSSAAPTGGQALGAIGASVLAQYAVAPTRLVWWLLLAAFVTGAVAVLAMPEPGELRPGV
- a CDS encoding four-helix bundle copper-binding protein; translation: MTVREIIARHPRAVSLDRDLLLRCIDECFDCSATCTACADACLGEPDVPELIRCIRLNLDCADICDSVGRVVTRQTEPDIGVVRATLEACVVTCSACAEECERHAAHHDHCRVCAEVCRRCEQACSDLLASMG
- a CDS encoding histidine phosphatase family protein; the protein is MIVLVRHGQTDWSEAGRHTGRTDLPLSEAGRRRARALRAELADQTFSPVLCSPLLRARETCRLAGYGEQAVLCDDLREWDYGDYEGLTTPDIRARNPGWNMWRDGFPGGEGPRQIGTRADRALARLRSADGDALAFAHGHVLRVLAARWLQMDPAAGARFAFAPGAVSWLGYERETEVLARWNWVRDT